The Chlorocebus sabaeus isolate Y175 chromosome 16, mChlSab1.0.hap1, whole genome shotgun sequence genome window below encodes:
- the CPSF4L gene encoding putative cleavage and polyadenylation specificity factor subunit 4-like protein isoform X2, whose product MQEVIAGLERFTFAFEEDVEMQKGTGLLPFPGMDKSASAVCNFFAKGLCEKGKLCPFRHDRGEKMVVCKHWLRGLCKKGDHCKFLHQYDITRMPECYFYSKFGDCSNKECPFLHVKPAFKSQDCPWYDQGFCKDGPLCKYRHVPRIMCLNYLAGFCPEGPKCRFSHLAVTA is encoded by the exons ATGCAAGAGGTCATTGCGGGGCTGGAGCGGTTCACCTTCGCCTTCGAGGAGGATGTCGAGATGCAGAAGGGCACTGGGCTCCTGCCTTTCCCGGGCATGGACA aGTCGGCCTCAGCTGTGTGCAACTTCTTCGCTAAAGGGCTCTGTGAGAAAG GGAAACTCTGCCCTTTCCGACATGACCGAGGGGAGAAGATGGTGGTGTGTAAGCACTGGCTCCGGGGGCTGTGCAAGAAGGGTGACCACTGCAAGTTCCTGCACCAGTACGACATCACCAGGATGCCTGAGTGCTACTTCTACTCCAAGTTCG GTGACTGCAGCAACAAGGAGTGTCCCTTCCTCCATGTGAAGCCAGCTTTCAAGTCCCAGGACTGTCCTTGGTATGACCAAGGCTTCTGCAAGGACG GTCCTCTGTGTAAATACCGCCATGTCCCCAGAATAATGTGTCTCAACTATTTAGCTGGCTTCTGCCCCGAGGGACCCAAGTGCCGATTTTCTCA